The following is a genomic window from Desulfobacterales bacterium.
GTCAAGTCGTATCTGGCTGAAAACGGTTGTGAAGTCATCGATGTCGGAACCGATAGTGAAAAATCGGTAGGTTATCCGGATTTTGGCATGAAGGTGGCCCGCATGGTTTCCGCAGGAACGATACAGCGGGGGATTCTGATGTGTGGGACCGGCATAGGAATGTCTATGGTTGCCAACCGGTTTCCCCATGTTCGTGCCGCACTTTGTAACGATGTTTACTGCGCCGGGATGAGCCGTCGACACAATGATTCGAATATACTGGTCATGGCCGGGCGGATTATCAGCAGGGAACTTGCATATGAAATCGTTGACATCTGGTTGAAAACCCCGTTTGAAGGCGGGCGGCATCAGGGCAGGCTTGAAAAATTTGATTGTATTCCGGGGCTGGACGGTTGATAGATCGAAGACATCCGCTGCAGGGGGATGTACCGTATTGCAGAGGTATTCAGTAGAATATTTTTTTTCAGTGTTAACCAGTTAAACCATAAGAAGGGGATGGATCGTTGAATTTAAAACTTATTGGCGCAACGGATCAGGAAATTGCCGATGTGATTGCAAAAGAGCTGGACAGACAGGAAAATACACTGGAGCTGATTGCTTCAGAGAATATTGCCAGCCATGCGGTAATGGAGGCTCAAGGCAGTGTATTGACGAACAAATATGCCGAAGGATATCCGGGCAAGCGCTATTATGGTGGGTGTGAGTTTGTGGATATGGCTGAAAATCTGGCTATAGAACGAGTTAAAAAATTATTCAATGCGGAATATGCCAATGTGCAGCCGCATTCAGGGTCACAGGCCAATATGGCAGTCTATTTTGCCCTCCTGAATCCGGGAGACACGGTATTGGGGATGAATCTGTCTCACGGCGGGCATCTGACCCATGGCAGTCCGGTCAGTTTTTCAGGCAGGCTTTTTAATTTTATTCATTATGGCGTCTGCAAAGATTCAGGCCGGATCGATTACGACGAAGTGCGCCGGCTGGCGGAAACCCATCGTCCGAAATTGATTGTCGCCGGAGCGAGCGCCTATCCGCGCATGCTCGAGTTTGAAAAATTTTCAGAAATAGCCAAATCCGTTGGGGCCTTGCTGATGGTGGATATGGCGCATATCGCAGGATTGGTGGCCGCAGGAGTACATCCATCCCCGGTTCCGTTTGCCGATGTGGTAACCTCTACCACCCATAAAACCTTGAGGGGTCCCCGCGGTGGTTTGATACTGAGTGCAGATGCCGAACTGGGTAAAAAATTTAATAAACAGATATTTCCGGGAATTCAGGGCGGCCCCCTGATGCATGTGATTGCAGCCAAGGCGGTGGCATTTAAGGAAGCGTTTTCGGAAAATTTTAAATCCTACCAGCAGCAGGTTGTAAAAAATGCCGGTGTAATGGCAGCGCGTCTGATGGCCGAAGGTGTCAAACTCATCTCCGATGGAACCGATAATCATATGATGCTGGCCGACCTGACCCGCCAGGATATCACCGGGAAATTTGCTGAAGAAGTTCTGGGACGGGCAGGCATTACCGTCAATAAAAATTCCGTGCCGTTTGAAACCCGCAGTCCCTTTGTGACCAGCGGAATCCGTATCGGTACGCCGGCGATCACCACCCGGGGAATGAAGGAGGCCGAGATGGAAACGGTTGCCAGCCTGATTGTCGAGGTACTGACACATCCGGAAGATGAGCGGGTGGTTAAAAGGGTTCGCGAAAACGTATACAGCATTTGTGAAGCGTTTCCTCTGTACGGCAGCAAATAAGGCACAGGCTGTGCGGGGCACTAAAAACACCGATATTATCAGAGGAGAAATTGAGCAAATGCCGGATCAAATGGACCGTCCGTCCTGGGATGCGTATTTTATGGGGATTGCTTTACTGGTCGCAAAACGTTCCACCTGCCTCAGGCGATCGGTCGGGGCGGTCATTGTCAAGGACAAGCGGATACTGGCTACCGGCTATAATGGTGCGCCCAGCGGCATCGAGCATTGCAGCGTTACGGGCTGCCTTCGGGAGCGGCTCAAGGTTCCATCCGGGGAGCGGCATGAATTGTGCCGCGGCATTCATGCAGAGCAAAACGCTATCATTCAGGCGGCGTATCATGGGGTTTCCATCAAGGATGCTGTGCTGTATTGTACCAATCTTCCGTGTTCCATTTGTGCCAAGATGATTATTAATGCCGGCATAACCCGGATCTATTTTCAATCCGGATATGCCGATTCCATGTCCAGTGAGATGTTTGAGGCTGCGGATATGGACGTGGTTCATCTGATATTGCCTTTGGAATAGCTCTTTCGGTATGGCATAACGAGGAGAGGTCCTTCATGAAATGTCCGTTTTGCGGAGAAATTGACAACAAAGTCATTGATTCCCGATTGAGTAAGGATGCGACCGTAATTCGAAGACGTCGGGAATGTCTGTTGTGCTCAAGACGGTTTACCACCTACGAATATGTTGAAAAAGTTCCTGTCGTGATCATCAAAAAGGACGGGCGCCGTGAGGTCTTTAACCGGGATAAAATTCGTACAGGTATCCAGAAGGCCTGCGAGAAACGAAATATCAGTATGAATGTAATTGAAGATTTTCTCGATGATGTTGAACGGGACCTTATGGAATCCGGGGAAAAGGAAATTCCGTCCAGCCGGCTGGGTGAACAGATCATGATCAAACTCCATGAGCTTGATGACGTGGCCTATGTCAGGTTTGCATCGGTTTATCGTGAATTTAAGGATGTAAATGATTTTATCTCTGAGCTTAAAAGCCTGTTGAGTTCTCATCAAGGGTCTCGGAAGGAATAAATTTCACAGGGATTGCGCAGGATTTTCGGAGTCTCGCTCTCGTTTACCGGTTCGTCTTCAAGGCGTATCGAAGCGTGCATACTCGGTGTGTATCTTTGATACAACGCGGAAGATTGACAAAAAGACAACCAAGACGGTGTAATTTATTTTTTTCAAGATCCTGAACTCCGGAAAATCGGGAATAGGACACGGGTGAATGAAATGCCCGGTGCCCTCCGGGGGAAGCCAGCTGGTTTTTTGAGGGGATGTCGCAATGATGGATGATCGGTTTTTTATGGAAATGGCGCTGGACCTAGCTGCCAGGGGACAGGGATATGTGTCTCCCAACCCCATGGTGGGGGCGGTGGTGGTAAAAGACGGCAGCATTGTGGGAACCGGCTGGCATGAGGCTGCAGGCAGACATCATGCCGAGGTCAACGCGATCGACAATGCCGGCGATGCGGCAAAGGGGGCCACGCTCTACGTGACGCTTGAACCCTGCAATCACACGGGGCGTACGCCTCCCTGCACCCGGAAAATTATTCAGGTCGGAATAAAGCGGGTCGTGGTGGCCATGACAGATCCGAATCCGGGGGTCACGGGAGGAGGCATTGACCGGCTGCGGGCTTCTGGCATCGATGTGACCATCGGTATATGCGA
Proteins encoded in this region:
- the rpiB gene encoding ribose 5-phosphate isomerase B; this translates as VKSYLAENGCEVIDVGTDSEKSVGYPDFGMKVARMVSAGTIQRGILMCGTGIGMSMVANRFPHVRAALCNDVYCAGMSRRHNDSNILVMAGRIISRELAYEIVDIWLKTPFEGGRHQGRLEKFDCIPGLDG
- a CDS encoding serine hydroxymethyltransferase, which codes for MNLKLIGATDQEIADVIAKELDRQENTLELIASENIASHAVMEAQGSVLTNKYAEGYPGKRYYGGCEFVDMAENLAIERVKKLFNAEYANVQPHSGSQANMAVYFALLNPGDTVLGMNLSHGGHLTHGSPVSFSGRLFNFIHYGVCKDSGRIDYDEVRRLAETHRPKLIVAGASAYPRMLEFEKFSEIAKSVGALLMVDMAHIAGLVAAGVHPSPVPFADVVTSTTHKTLRGPRGGLILSADAELGKKFNKQIFPGIQGGPLMHVIAAKAVAFKEAFSENFKSYQQQVVKNAGVMAARLMAEGVKLISDGTDNHMMLADLTRQDITGKFAEEVLGRAGITVNKNSVPFETRSPFVTSGIRIGTPAITTRGMKEAEMETVASLIVEVLTHPEDERVVKRVRENVYSICEAFPLYGSK
- a CDS encoding cytidine/deoxycytidylate deaminase family protein, whose protein sequence is MPDQMDRPSWDAYFMGIALLVAKRSTCLRRSVGAVIVKDKRILATGYNGAPSGIEHCSVTGCLRERLKVPSGERHELCRGIHAEQNAIIQAAYHGVSIKDAVLYCTNLPCSICAKMIINAGITRIYFQSGYADSMSSEMFEAADMDVVHLILPLE
- the nrdR gene encoding transcriptional regulator NrdR, yielding MKCPFCGEIDNKVIDSRLSKDATVIRRRRECLLCSRRFTTYEYVEKVPVVIIKKDGRREVFNRDKIRTGIQKACEKRNISMNVIEDFLDDVERDLMESGEKEIPSSRLGEQIMIKLHELDDVAYVRFASVYREFKDVNDFISELKSLLSSHQGSRKE